One genomic segment of Corynebacterium durum includes these proteins:
- the pgeF gene encoding peptidoglycan editing factor PgeF, with the protein MTLKPRPVHKVFTTRTGGVSAAPFDSFNLGDHVGDDPQAVAANRARLASIIGVSDFVWMEQLHTNTVTVVDAPQIAPATDAVVTTQRGLALAVLTADCVPLLLSDDRAGVIAAVHAGRLGARNDILLRTLDTMESLGSKPETTHVLLGAAASGKRYEVPKEMADDFEAAVPGSRTRTEQGTWGIDIRAGLVRQLLSRGVKNIDVNPHCTIKNEHYFSYRREGKTGRQAGVIWLSHLLGKDQ; encoded by the coding sequence ATGACACTTAAACCCCGCCCAGTTCACAAGGTTTTTACCACTCGAACAGGCGGGGTTTCTGCTGCGCCCTTCGATTCCTTCAACCTGGGAGATCATGTGGGCGATGATCCGCAGGCGGTGGCAGCGAACCGTGCGCGCTTGGCGTCGATAATCGGCGTGTCGGATTTTGTGTGGATGGAGCAACTTCACACCAACACAGTGACTGTGGTGGACGCCCCACAGATTGCGCCCGCAACGGACGCTGTGGTGACCACACAGCGCGGTTTAGCCTTGGCTGTACTCACAGCCGACTGCGTGCCTCTACTGCTCTCTGACGACCGCGCAGGAGTCATTGCGGCTGTTCATGCGGGCCGTCTTGGCGCGCGCAATGACATCCTTCTCCGCACCCTTGACACAATGGAAAGTCTGGGCTCGAAACCCGAGACCACGCACGTGTTGCTGGGCGCCGCGGCATCGGGGAAAAGGTATGAAGTTCCCAAGGAAATGGCCGATGACTTCGAGGCGGCGGTTCCGGGGTCGCGGACGCGTACGGAGCAGGGTACCTGGGGAATTGACATCCGTGCTGGACTTGTACGACAATTGCTTTCTCGGGGGGTAAAAAATATTGATGTGAATCCTCATTGCACCATTAAAAATGAGCACTATTTTTCTTATAGAAGAGAAGGTAAAACTGGGCGTCAGGCTGGCGTGATTTGGTTATCACATTTACTTGGCAAAGACCAATGA
- the ftsZ gene encoding cell division protein FtsZ, producing the protein MTSPNNYLAVIKVVGVGGGGVNAVNRMIEEGLKGVEFIAVNTDSQALMFSDADVKLDIGREATRGLGAGANPEVGRASAEDHKAEIEETLKGADMVFVTAGEGGGTGTGAAPVVASIAKKMGALTVGVVTKPFKFEGRRRTKQAEEGIQALSEVCDTLIVIPNDRLLQIGDENLSMMEAFRSADEVLLNGVQGITDIITIPGMINVDFADVRSVMFDAGSALMGIGKARGENRALIAAEQAINSPLLESTMEGAKGVLLSFAGGSDLGLHEVNAAADMVEQRADEDVNLIFGAIIDDNLGDEVRVTVIAAGFDNIKQDTNDVRRPSLSSVPSPEPEPAPTPTPVPEPASSSGLFEQQQRPPSYEPRYEPPQRRTPGMFTEPPAKPRFDDDDELDVPDFM; encoded by the coding sequence ATGACTTCTCCTAATAACTACCTCGCCGTCATCAAGGTTGTTGGTGTTGGCGGCGGTGGCGTTAACGCCGTTAATCGCATGATCGAAGAAGGACTGAAGGGCGTCGAGTTCATCGCCGTGAACACAGACTCGCAGGCTCTGATGTTCTCCGACGCGGACGTGAAGCTTGACATCGGACGCGAAGCGACCCGCGGTCTAGGGGCCGGAGCTAACCCAGAAGTCGGTCGCGCATCCGCTGAGGACCACAAGGCCGAAATCGAAGAAACCCTCAAAGGCGCGGACATGGTGTTTGTCACCGCTGGTGAGGGCGGCGGCACTGGCACCGGCGCGGCACCTGTGGTGGCCAGCATAGCCAAGAAAATGGGCGCCTTGACGGTGGGTGTGGTGACCAAACCCTTCAAATTCGAGGGTCGACGCCGTACCAAGCAGGCGGAAGAGGGTATTCAGGCACTGTCCGAGGTGTGCGACACGCTGATCGTGATCCCGAACGATCGCCTGCTCCAGATTGGGGACGAAAACCTCTCCATGATGGAAGCGTTCCGCTCTGCCGATGAAGTGCTGCTCAACGGTGTGCAGGGCATTACGGACATCATCACCATTCCCGGCATGATCAACGTGGACTTTGCCGACGTGCGCTCCGTCATGTTTGATGCCGGTTCCGCTTTGATGGGCATTGGCAAAGCACGGGGCGAAAATCGTGCTCTCATTGCCGCTGAACAGGCTATTAACTCCCCGTTGCTGGAATCCACGATGGAAGGCGCCAAGGGGGTTCTGCTCTCCTTCGCCGGTGGCTCGGACCTGGGTCTGCACGAGGTCAATGCTGCCGCAGACATGGTGGAGCAGCGCGCCGATGAAGACGTTAACCTCATCTTTGGTGCCATCATCGATGACAACCTCGGTGATGAAGTCCGGGTGACCGTGATCGCCGCCGGCTTTGACAACATCAAGCAGGACACTAACGACGTCCGCCGTCCCTCGCTGTCCTCTGTTCCCTCACCGGAGCCGGAGCCAGCACCCACGCCGACTCCGGTTCCCGAGCCTGCGAGTAGCAGCGGTCTGTTTGAACAGCAGCAGCGTCCGCCAAGCTACGAGCCGCGTTATGAGCCGCCACAGCGTCGCACCCCAGGTATGTTTACGGAACCTCCAGCGAAGCCACGCTTCGACGATGACGATGAATTAGACGTGCCAGACTTTATGTAA
- a CDS encoding cell division protein FtsQ/DivIB: MSARRIAIIATVVVGIAALVGAVAYFMPIFKVQNFSIRGQHNTSAEDIQSATHISIGANLMRIDAPSAAHSVAQLPWVDKATVNREFPNTVDVEVQERTAALYVKRDDGEHLIDEKGKPFIIDAPPEGTVEITETNEDDQKLFADAISVLKSLDDTSRAAVARIKAPSQYEFSLITHDDREIYWGAPENNHDKAVATKTVLQREGAYWNVSAPGLVTTR; encoded by the coding sequence ATGTCAGCTAGACGCATCGCGATCATCGCCACCGTCGTCGTGGGCATCGCCGCCCTCGTCGGGGCGGTGGCGTACTTCATGCCCATCTTCAAGGTGCAGAACTTCAGCATCCGCGGGCAGCACAACACCAGCGCGGAGGACATCCAGTCCGCCACCCACATTTCCATCGGTGCCAACCTTATGCGTATCGACGCCCCGTCTGCCGCACACAGCGTCGCACAACTCCCGTGGGTGGATAAGGCGACGGTGAACAGGGAATTTCCCAACACCGTTGATGTGGAAGTTCAGGAACGCACCGCCGCGCTCTACGTGAAGCGCGACGATGGCGAACATCTCATTGACGAAAAAGGCAAACCGTTTATCATCGACGCGCCGCCGGAAGGCACCGTGGAGATCACCGAGACCAACGAGGACGACCAGAAGCTCTTCGCTGACGCAATCTCCGTGCTGAAATCTCTCGATGACACGAGTCGGGCAGCCGTGGCGCGGATCAAAGCTCCGTCCCAATATGAATTTTCACTCATAACACATGATGATCGCGAAATATATTGGGGCGCTCCCGAAAATAATCACGACAAAGCAGTGGCCACAAAAACCGTCCTGCAGCGTGAAGGAGCGTACTGGAACGTGAGCGCGCCGGGGCTTGTCACCACACGGTAA
- the murC gene encoding UDP-N-acetylmuramate--L-alanine ligase, producing MSGVARILLSRGDIVSGSDMKDSRAVLALRSMGAHIAIGHAAENLELSGELPDVVVISFAAIPQDNPELIAAKAHGIPIVRRSDLLADLMADRTQVLLAGTHGKTSTTSMTVVAMQAAGMDPSFAIGGQLNKAGTNAHHGTGQCFVAEADESDASLLRYSPDIAVVTNIEPDHLDFFKNADAYFKVFDDFADLVGDTLIVCLDDEHATALGERAAQRNIRVVGYGTRDHATIPNRAKVIDIAAERFGSRATFNVDGTIVQADVLVPGEHMVLNGAAALLAGHLAGGDVEKLAEGLSGFTGVRRRFEHRGTVNDIRVFDDYAHHPTEVEAVLRAARQKIEAEGRGRVVVVFQPHLYSRTAEFAEEFAAALSLADEAIVLDIFGAREQPVDGVTSRLITNAMTIPTTYVVDFSAAPAAVADIVQPGDIVLTMGAGNVTMLADEILNHVS from the coding sequence ATGTCCGGCGTGGCCCGGATTTTGTTGTCTCGTGGTGATATAGTCAGCGGCTCAGACATGAAAGACTCCAGGGCTGTCCTGGCGCTACGCTCCATGGGCGCGCACATTGCCATCGGACACGCAGCTGAGAACCTGGAACTATCTGGCGAACTGCCCGACGTGGTGGTTATTTCCTTCGCCGCAATCCCGCAGGATAACCCGGAACTGATCGCCGCGAAAGCACATGGGATTCCCATCGTGCGGCGCTCCGACCTGCTTGCCGACCTCATGGCGGACCGCACACAAGTCCTTCTTGCCGGTACCCACGGAAAAACCTCCACCACCTCCATGACCGTTGTGGCCATGCAGGCGGCGGGTATGGACCCCAGCTTTGCCATCGGCGGTCAACTCAACAAGGCCGGAACCAACGCGCACCACGGCACAGGACAGTGCTTTGTGGCGGAAGCCGATGAATCGGATGCCTCCCTGCTGCGCTACAGCCCCGACATTGCCGTGGTCACCAACATCGAGCCGGACCACCTGGACTTCTTCAAAAACGCCGACGCATACTTCAAGGTGTTCGATGATTTCGCCGACCTAGTTGGCGACACCCTCATCGTCTGCCTCGACGATGAGCACGCCACAGCTCTCGGTGAACGTGCGGCGCAACGAAACATCCGTGTGGTCGGTTACGGCACCAGGGACCACGCGACCATTCCCAATAGGGCAAAGGTCATCGACATTGCCGCTGAGCGCTTTGGCAGTCGCGCAACATTCAACGTGGACGGCACCATCGTCCAAGCAGATGTGCTCGTGCCAGGGGAACACATGGTGCTCAACGGTGCAGCGGCGCTGCTAGCCGGACACCTGGCCGGAGGGGACGTCGAGAAGCTTGCCGAAGGTTTAAGTGGGTTTACTGGTGTGCGGCGTCGTTTTGAGCATCGAGGCACTGTGAACGACATTCGCGTGTTCGATGACTATGCGCACCACCCCACGGAAGTCGAGGCGGTCCTGCGCGCCGCCCGGCAGAAGATCGAAGCTGAGGGGCGCGGCCGGGTCGTGGTGGTGTTCCAGCCGCACCTGTACTCCCGCACCGCCGAATTCGCCGAAGAATTTGCGGCAGCGCTGTCCCTTGCCGACGAGGCCATTGTGTTGGATATTTTCGGCGCGCGCGAGCAACCCGTCGACGGTGTGACTTCCCGACTAATCACCAACGCCATGACCATCCCGACCACCTACGTTGTTGATTTTTCCGCCGCGCCCGCTGCCGTCGCGGACATTGTGCAACCCGGTGATATTGTGCTCACCATGGGTGCCGGAAATGTGACCATGTTGGCCGATGAGATCCTCAACCATGTCAGCTAG
- the murG gene encoding undecaprenyldiphospho-muramoylpentapeptide beta-N-acetylglucosaminyltransferase, which yields MTELSIVVAGGGTAGHIEPALAVADALRDGHGAQVVALGTTKGLEKDLIPERGYELALINPVPVPRKPNADLALLPFRVIKAVMNTRKILKRVHADAVIGFGGYVSAPAYLAARSLGIPFFVHEANARAGMANKLGVFLGGIGLNAVSNSGMKGDVVGVPIRASLAPDAPQEKRKAEACDLWGLDPNKPTVLVTGGSQGAMSINDAVAIAVPELTKAGIQVLHAFGKKNISPEIFDGYVAVPYIDRMDLAYAVADVVVCRAGAMTVAEVTAAGKPAIYIPLPHGNGEQALNAKPVISAGGATLINDKELTGEALATQIRAIIDDQEIYSSMVDATKRSSLGRAAEDIAARIVKEGSK from the coding sequence GTGACCGAACTTTCCATTGTGGTGGCGGGTGGCGGAACAGCCGGCCACATCGAACCAGCATTGGCTGTGGCCGATGCCCTCCGCGACGGGCATGGTGCCCAGGTGGTGGCACTGGGCACCACCAAGGGGCTGGAAAAAGACTTGATCCCCGAACGCGGCTACGAACTCGCCCTGATCAACCCGGTACCGGTACCCAGGAAACCCAACGCAGACTTGGCGCTGCTGCCATTCCGCGTGATCAAAGCCGTGATGAACACCCGAAAAATCTTGAAGCGCGTGCACGCAGATGCTGTGATCGGTTTCGGCGGATATGTGTCCGCACCGGCCTACCTGGCCGCGCGCTCACTGGGCATCCCATTTTTTGTGCACGAAGCCAACGCGCGCGCAGGCATGGCCAACAAGTTGGGTGTATTCCTTGGCGGAATTGGTCTGAACGCCGTGAGCAATTCCGGCATGAAAGGCGACGTGGTGGGCGTGCCCATTCGTGCCAGCCTTGCCCCCGACGCACCGCAAGAAAAGCGCAAGGCCGAAGCCTGCGACTTGTGGGGGCTGGACCCCAACAAGCCCACGGTGCTGGTCACGGGCGGTTCCCAAGGTGCCATGTCCATTAACGACGCCGTGGCCATCGCCGTCCCCGAACTCACCAAGGCCGGTATCCAAGTCCTGCACGCTTTTGGCAAGAAAAACATCTCGCCGGAAATCTTCGACGGCTACGTGGCTGTGCCCTACATAGATCGCATGGACCTGGCCTACGCCGTGGCTGACGTGGTGGTGTGCCGCGCCGGGGCCATGACAGTGGCCGAGGTGACAGCCGCCGGAAAACCCGCCATCTACATTCCCCTGCCGCACGGAAACGGGGAGCAGGCGCTCAACGCAAAGCCGGTTATTTCCGCAGGTGGTGCCACCCTCATTAATGACAAGGAACTCACGGGGGAGGCGCTTGCCACTCAGATTCGTGCCATCATTGATGATCAAGAGATTTATTCTTCCATGGTTGACGCCACAAAGCGCAGCAGCCTGGGGCGGGCTGCGGAAGACATCGCCGCCCGAATTGTGAAGGAAGGTTCCAAGTGA
- a CDS encoding peptidoglycan glycosyltransferase FtsW, which produces MTTLANRVKPWALDLRSRPLLDYVVILGVVFILSGLGIVMVFSSSMAVSALQDDSPWSRVVRQGVMVVVGFIAMWMGLRVRPQSIRRWSSWLLVAAFALLILVLIPGIGTGKEQWGAQSWIGVGPISIQPSELAKVAIAVWGAAYLADQKTTAPWRENKFVRFTGVGIAMFGLIILQGDLGMGLTIASVIALVLFFSGIPIGYLVVSAVVGVLGLVGVAFSGGFRSSRITVYIDALLGHFDDTRDTAFQSYQGFLSLADGGATGVGVGQSRAKWFYLPEATNDFIFAVVGEELGLWGGAMLILLFGMLGYFGLRAARRNSDQFISLMAATLTTGVVVQAFINVAYVIGLAPVTGIQLPMISSGGTSAVITLASMGLLANCARHEPEAISAMQSYGRLSIDRLLRLPEPLTARPPRRGRQQRQPVTQRRPARPPRPQRQEPPRRVGPAEDRYYRRRS; this is translated from the coding sequence ATGACGACTCTTGCCAATCGTGTGAAACCCTGGGCGCTGGACCTGCGTTCGCGCCCGCTGCTGGACTACGTGGTGATTCTTGGCGTGGTGTTCATCCTCAGCGGCCTGGGCATTGTCATGGTGTTTTCCAGTTCCATGGCGGTGTCGGCACTGCAGGATGATTCGCCCTGGTCACGTGTGGTGCGCCAGGGTGTGATGGTGGTGGTGGGCTTTATCGCCATGTGGATGGGCCTTCGGGTTCGGCCGCAGTCGATCCGCCGCTGGTCGTCGTGGCTGCTGGTGGCGGCGTTTGCCTTGCTGATTCTCGTGCTCATCCCAGGGATTGGTACCGGTAAGGAGCAATGGGGTGCGCAGTCCTGGATTGGTGTGGGGCCGATCAGCATTCAGCCTTCGGAGTTGGCCAAAGTGGCCATCGCGGTGTGGGGAGCCGCCTACCTAGCTGACCAAAAGACCACCGCGCCATGGCGGGAAAACAAGTTTGTGCGCTTTACTGGGGTGGGTATCGCCATGTTTGGGTTGATTATCCTCCAGGGGGACCTGGGCATGGGACTCACCATTGCGTCGGTGATTGCCCTGGTGTTGTTCTTTAGTGGTATTCCTATCGGTTACCTTGTGGTGAGCGCCGTGGTGGGTGTGCTTGGTTTGGTTGGTGTGGCGTTCTCGGGCGGCTTCCGTTCCAGCCGTATCACTGTGTACATAGATGCGCTGCTTGGGCATTTCGACGACACGCGCGACACCGCGTTCCAGTCCTATCAGGGCTTCCTTTCCCTCGCCGACGGTGGCGCAACCGGCGTGGGCGTGGGCCAGTCCAGGGCAAAATGGTTCTATCTGCCTGAAGCGACCAACGACTTCATTTTCGCCGTCGTGGGGGAGGAGCTTGGTCTGTGGGGCGGGGCCATGCTGATCCTGCTGTTTGGCATGCTCGGCTACTTTGGGCTGCGTGCGGCACGCCGAAATTCTGACCAGTTCATTTCCCTCATGGCGGCGACGCTGACTACTGGTGTGGTGGTGCAGGCGTTCATCAACGTCGCCTACGTGATCGGCTTGGCACCTGTGACTGGTATCCAGCTGCCCATGATTTCCTCTGGCGGTACCTCTGCGGTAATTACCTTGGCCTCGATGGGGCTGTTGGCCAACTGCGCGCGCCATGAGCCGGAGGCCATTTCCGCGATGCAGTCCTACGGTCGCTTGAGCATTGACCGCCTTCTGCGCTTGCCGGAACCCCTGACCGCCCGCCCGCCGCGACGTGGCCGCCAGCAACGACAGCCAGTGACGCAGCGTCGTCCCGCGCGTCCGCCGCGCCCGCAACGACAAGAACCGCCGCGGCGAGTGGGCCCAGCCGAAGACCGTTACTACCGCCGAAGGAGCTAA
- the murD gene encoding UDP-N-acetylmuramoyl-L-alanine--D-glutamate ligase, with the protein MTSPQLPTELHGNVLVAGAGISGAGSARMLVDLGASVTVADDDETARLRVSEITGADNTSVTDVDLSRYSCVVTSPGWRPTTPLLVDAANQGIPVIGDVELCWRLDRSGVFGPPRTWLAVTGTNGKTTTTAMLAAMMNTVPVGNIGVAVSDALTSGNDILVVELSSFQLHWSSTIRPAAGCLLNLADDHIDWHGSFDNYRADKAKVLLGDVAVVGIDDPNLAGYDAIGFTLSAPARGQVGIVDGMIVDNAFGDNVVIASAEGISPAGPAGQLDALAATAMARSQGIEPHTIAKALATFEVSGHRGQVVHRAGGVSFVDNSKATNPHAAEAALSGCDSIIWVAGGQLKGADITQLVANHASRMKAALLLGVDRHILQRELEKYSVPTMVTDSTDPEVAMQELMGYAASIAEPGDTVVLAPAAASLDMYSGMSQRGNLFAHYAKEQL; encoded by the coding sequence ATGACTTCTCCACAGCTGCCCACCGAACTTCACGGCAACGTCCTCGTCGCCGGTGCCGGAATCTCCGGTGCCGGAAGCGCCCGTATGCTCGTAGACCTCGGTGCTAGCGTCACCGTTGCCGACGACGATGAAACCGCCCGGCTTCGCGTCAGCGAAATCACCGGCGCGGACAACACCAGCGTCACCGACGTGGACCTTAGCCGCTACAGCTGTGTTGTTACCTCACCCGGCTGGCGGCCCACCACCCCTCTGCTTGTCGACGCCGCGAACCAAGGCATCCCCGTCATCGGCGACGTGGAACTGTGCTGGCGGCTCGATCGCAGCGGCGTGTTCGGTCCACCTCGCACCTGGCTGGCGGTGACTGGAACCAACGGAAAAACCACCACCACTGCCATGCTCGCCGCCATGATGAACACTGTCCCTGTGGGCAACATTGGCGTCGCCGTGAGCGATGCACTGACCAGCGGCAATGACATTCTGGTGGTGGAGCTTTCCAGCTTCCAACTCCACTGGTCCAGCACCATCCGCCCGGCCGCTGGCTGCCTTCTCAACCTGGCCGACGACCACATTGACTGGCACGGGAGTTTTGACAACTACCGTGCTGACAAGGCCAAAGTGCTGCTTGGCGATGTCGCGGTGGTGGGTATCGACGACCCGAACCTCGCCGGCTACGATGCCATTGGCTTTACGCTGAGCGCCCCGGCGCGCGGGCAGGTTGGCATCGTGGATGGCATGATCGTGGACAATGCTTTTGGCGACAATGTGGTCATCGCGTCCGCAGAGGGTATTTCCCCCGCAGGACCGGCGGGTCAGCTGGACGCCTTGGCCGCAACTGCCATGGCGAGGTCGCAGGGCATTGAGCCACATACGATCGCGAAAGCCCTTGCCACCTTCGAGGTGTCGGGGCATCGCGGCCAGGTGGTGCACCGCGCCGGGGGAGTGTCCTTTGTAGATAATTCCAAAGCCACCAACCCCCATGCCGCAGAGGCCGCGTTGTCTGGGTGTGACTCGATCATTTGGGTGGCGGGTGGCCAGCTCAAAGGTGCGGACATTACGCAGTTGGTGGCGAATCACGCGTCTCGGATGAAAGCGGCGCTGCTGCTGGGAGTAGATAGGCACATTCTTCAGCGTGAGCTTGAGAAGTACTCTGTGCCCACCATGGTGACCGATTCCACCGACCCAGAGGTGGCTATGCAGGAGCTGATGGGTTACGCGGCGTCGATAGCCGAACCTGGTGACACGGTGGTGCTGGCCCCAGCGGCGGCATCGCTGGACATGTATAGCGGAATGAGCCAGCGCGGCAATCTTTTCGCCCATTATGCGAAGGAACAGCTATGA
- the mraY gene encoding phospho-N-acetylmuramoyl-pentapeptide-transferase, with amino-acid sequence MTQIIISGAISFLVAIFLTPLLIRRFSAEGLGQEIREDGPRSHLRKRGTPTMGGIAILAGIIVAYVATNIVGTINGKGGFTVSGILVLGLTLALGGLGFADDYIKLAQSRNLGLNKKAKLIGQAAVALVFGFLVLQFKDEYKLTPGSTHLSYIRDIPTVDISLGAGVFGFILFMLFIYILISAWSNAVNLTDGLDGLAAGSTAMVMGAYTTITFWQFRNSCEVNVEPGCYSVRDPLDLAILAAAGLGGCLGFLWWNAAPAKIFMGDTGSLALGGLVAGISVASRTELLMIIIAALFVIEAASVVIQVFVFRTRGTRFFRMAPFHHHFENGGWAETTVVVRFWLISAMACITGMALFYSEWLLTTGV; translated from the coding sequence ATGACCCAGATCATCATTAGCGGCGCGATCAGCTTCCTTGTCGCGATCTTTTTGACACCGCTTCTCATCCGGCGATTCAGCGCCGAAGGGCTCGGACAGGAAATTCGGGAAGACGGGCCCCGCTCCCATCTGCGTAAACGCGGAACCCCGACCATGGGCGGCATTGCCATCCTCGCGGGTATTATTGTCGCCTACGTGGCCACCAACATCGTGGGCACCATCAACGGCAAAGGGGGGTTCACTGTCTCCGGCATTCTGGTTCTGGGACTCACCCTCGCGCTGGGCGGGCTGGGATTCGCCGACGATTACATCAAACTCGCCCAATCCCGGAACCTTGGCCTGAACAAGAAAGCCAAGCTCATCGGCCAGGCTGCCGTCGCCTTGGTGTTCGGCTTCCTTGTGCTGCAGTTTAAAGACGAGTACAAACTCACCCCAGGGTCCACGCACCTGTCGTACATTCGCGACATCCCCACCGTGGACATTTCGCTGGGGGCTGGTGTGTTTGGGTTTATCCTGTTCATGCTGTTCATCTACATTTTGATCAGCGCCTGGTCCAACGCCGTGAACCTCACCGACGGCCTCGACGGACTCGCCGCTGGCAGTACCGCCATGGTTATGGGTGCGTACACCACCATCACGTTCTGGCAGTTCCGCAATTCCTGTGAGGTCAACGTTGAGCCGGGCTGCTACTCAGTACGCGACCCCCTCGACCTGGCCATCCTGGCTGCGGCCGGCCTGGGTGGATGTCTCGGGTTCCTGTGGTGGAACGCGGCACCCGCGAAAATCTTCATGGGAGACACCGGCTCTCTTGCACTCGGCGGCCTAGTGGCTGGCATTTCCGTGGCTTCCCGGACCGAACTGCTCATGATCATCATCGCCGCGCTGTTTGTTATCGAGGCGGCCTCTGTGGTGATCCAGGTGTTTGTGTTCCGCACGCGCGGCACCCGCTTTTTCCGCATGGCCCCCTTCCATCACCACTTTGAAAACGGCGGCTGGGCTGAAACCACCGTGGTGGTGCGTTTCTGGCTCATCTCCGCCATGGCCTGCATCACCGGCATGGCCTTGTTCTACAGCGAATGGCTACTGACCACAGGGGTGTAA
- a CDS encoding UDP-N-acetylmuramoyl-tripeptide--D-alanyl-D-alanine ligase, which yields MITLTLAEVAEIVGGQLNGDPHIRVDSVEFDSRKVTPHTLFVALRGARVDGHDFATSVDGPVLAARPVDAPSVVVPHIDNPQSNADAYAHDPSGDNASVLEALSKLARYNIDHADVTVIGVTGSAGKTSTKDLIASVVQRLGSTVAPPGSFNNELGHPYTALRCDKTTDYLVAELSARGLGHVAHLAQIAPPTIGVVLNVGTAHLGEFGSREVIAQAKGELVAALPSTGVAVLNADDRLVTNMPTSAKVVRFSTTMEADYYATDIQLGELSQASFVLHTPHGQAPVNLQVFGEHQVANALAAAAVGVECGLSVADVAQALSEYTAASAHRMDVQRCGDVVIIDDAYNANPDSMRAGVSALIDATSKKTWAVLGQMNELGEDADAEHRKLGEYLAERGVDTLVAVGTSAQVEALANSAREHGVHTLVASDVQQAVDLVQAELAPGDAVLVKASYSDSLWRVAEGLMQLRRSE from the coding sequence ATGATCACGCTCACTCTGGCGGAGGTCGCGGAGATTGTTGGCGGTCAACTGAATGGTGATCCGCACATTCGTGTGGACTCGGTGGAGTTTGATTCCCGCAAGGTCACGCCGCACACCTTGTTCGTGGCGTTGCGCGGGGCGCGGGTGGATGGGCATGACTTTGCCACTAGTGTTGACGGGCCGGTGCTGGCGGCGCGCCCCGTGGATGCGCCGTCGGTGGTGGTGCCGCACATCGATAATCCACAGTCCAACGCCGATGCCTACGCTCACGACCCTAGTGGCGATAACGCATCGGTACTGGAAGCGCTCTCAAAGTTGGCTCGCTACAACATCGACCACGCGGATGTCACGGTCATTGGTGTGACGGGGTCCGCTGGTAAAACCTCCACGAAGGATCTCATCGCCAGCGTGGTGCAACGCCTAGGGAGTACGGTGGCGCCCCCGGGATCCTTCAATAATGAACTGGGGCACCCCTACACCGCGCTGCGTTGCGACAAGACAACCGACTACTTGGTGGCGGAGCTTTCTGCACGCGGCCTTGGGCATGTGGCCCACCTGGCGCAGATCGCCCCACCCACCATCGGGGTGGTGCTCAACGTTGGCACGGCGCACCTCGGGGAGTTCGGTAGTCGGGAGGTGATCGCTCAGGCTAAAGGTGAGTTAGTCGCAGCGCTGCCCAGCACAGGTGTTGCCGTGCTCAACGCCGACGATCGGCTGGTCACCAACATGCCAACCAGCGCGAAAGTGGTGCGCTTTTCCACCACCATGGAAGCCGACTACTACGCCACGGACATTCAGCTTGGCGAATTGTCGCAGGCAAGCTTTGTGCTGCACACTCCACACGGCCAGGCACCCGTGAACCTTCAGGTGTTCGGCGAGCATCAGGTTGCCAACGCCCTCGCCGCCGCAGCGGTGGGTGTGGAATGCGGCTTGAGCGTCGCCGACGTGGCACAGGCGCTCAGCGAGTACACGGCAGCGTCGGCGCATCGCATGGACGTGCAACGCTGCGGCGACGTGGTGATCATTGACGATGCCTACAACGCCAACCCCGACTCCATGCGTGCAGGCGTGTCCGCGCTGATCGACGCCACAAGTAAGAAGACGTGGGCAGTGCTCGGCCAGATGAACGAACTGGGCGAGGACGCAGACGCAGAACACCGCAAGCTGGGAGAGTACCTGGCGGAACGGGGCGTCGATACGCTGGTTGCGGTGGGAACCTCGGCGCAGGTTGAGGCGCTGGCCAACAGCGCTAGAGAACACGGTGTACACACCCTAGTGGCATCAGATGTGCAACAGGCAGTGGACTTGGTTCAGGCGGAGCTTGCACCTGGCGATGCAGTGTTGGTGAAGGCATCGTATTCTGATTCTTTATGGCGAGTAGCTGAGGGCCTCATGCAACTTAGGAGAAGCGAATGA